In the genome of Variovorax sp. PAMC26660, the window ACCGCCTGCAGGCCCGAAGACAGGCCCACCACCACGACGAAGCCCGCAAGGCCCAGGTCTTTCAGCAACTGCACCGCGCTCGGCGGCAGTGCGCCGAAGGTCTGGCGCTTGGCGCGATACCAGCCGAAGAGCAGGCCCGACAGCAGTGCGCCGCCACCGGCACCCAGCGTCAGCGGGATGTTGCCGACCTTCACGCTCAGCAGGCCGACCAGCAGCCCCACCACCAGTCCCGCGCCCAGGTACACGAAGTCGGTCTTGGCACTCGGCACGATCACGTCGCCGATGATGGCGGCCACGCGCTTCACATCCTGCTCGGCACCGAAGATCGACACCAGGTCGCCGGTCTGCACCACGGTGTCGGGCTGCATCGGCAGCACCTTGCCCATGCGGCTCAGCCCCGTCACGAAGATGCCGTGGCGCACGCCGCCGGCGGTGGTTTTGCGGATCTCGTCTACCGTCTTGTGGTCGAACTGCTTGTTGGTCAGCACGATCTCGCGCTTTTGCAGGGTGAGTTCCATGCCGTCGACCGCGTAGACCTCTTTCCCCAGCAGCGGGGCACTGCCCACCACCGCATCGCGCCGGCCGACCGCGAGCACGATGTCGCCCTGGTGCAGCATCAGCTCGGGGCTGACCTCGATGAACTTGCCGCCGCGCTTCACGCGCTCGATGGTGATGGTGGTCGCCGGGTTCTGGTTCTCGATGTCGGCCACCGTGCGCTTCGGATCGCTCGTCAGTTCGTAGATGCGGCCGACCAGCGAGGGCGCCGCTTCTTCCTGGTCGGGGCCCAGCACCTTCACGCCGGCCTGCATGGCCGTCTCGGCCGCGATGGCGTCGTCGCGGATGGTTCGGCCCATCAGCTTGGGCAGGATGTTGACGCACACGATGATGGCGCCGAAGGAGCCGAACACATAGGTCACCGCATAGCCGATGGCCACGTTGCTCTGCAGCCGCGCTGTTTCGGCCGCCGCGAGCCCGAGCTTGCCGATGGCATCGCTGGCCGTGCCGATGATGGCCGACTGCGTCAGGCCACCCGCCGCCACGCCCGCCGCCAGGCCCTTGTCGAGCCCGACCAGCTTGGCCATGATCACCACGGTCGCCAGGCCGGTCGCCGCCATCACCGCGGCCAGGATGATCTCTTTGACCGACTGCCTGCCGAGCGAGCTGAAGAACTGCGGCCCGCTCTCGAAGCCCACCGCATAGATGAAG includes:
- the aspT gene encoding aspartate-alanine antiporter, translating into MEWLHELFKKSPEMALFLSLAVGYWIGKIKFGKFQLGGVAGSLLVAVIVSQVGVHVDGGVKAVLFALFIYAVGFESGPQFFSSLGRQSVKEIILAAVMAATGLATVVIMAKLVGLDKGLAAGVAAGGLTQSAIIGTASDAIGKLGLAAAETARLQSNVAIGYAVTYVFGSFGAIIVCVNILPKLMGRTIRDDAIAAETAMQAGVKVLGPDQEEAAPSLVGRIYELTSDPKRTVADIENQNPATTITIERVKRGGKFIEVSPELMLHQGDIVLAVGRRDAVVGSAPLLGKEVYAVDGMELTLQKREIVLTNKQFDHKTVDEIRKTTAGGVRHGIFVTGLSRMGKVLPMQPDTVVQTGDLVSIFGAEQDVKRVAAIIGDVIVPSAKTDFVYLGAGLVVGLLVGLLSVKVGNIPLTLGAGGGALLSGLLFGWYRAKRQTFGALPPSAVQLLKDLGLAGFVVVVGLSSGLQAVETIKQLGLTIFGVGVVVTIVPMLLTMLFGRYVLRYSNTAIFAGALSGSRSANPAFGEVLDKAENTTPTVPFAITYALANVFLTLLGPLIVALV